The proteins below come from a single Chrysoperla carnea chromosome 1, inChrCarn1.1, whole genome shotgun sequence genomic window:
- the LOC123305240 gene encoding alpha-tocopherol transfer protein-like, which yields MPENKNLVFDKNGKELTEEEIQERIEILRKLIQDDKHLHVRTDDNWLTRFLYPTKFDPEAAYKRMVDYYKLKAENPKFFFTESPNKLSEFLNTELKIVLRDRDLKGRRVFITQMGKVPNNMSLFDLTHMDDIWIEAVLDEPETQKNGLSSIIDLSKTPWTILKWLTPANMRVGSRKADLVPFTDLHIHVVNSSPILNAAIALVFPFLSTHTKEHIHFHYSDWSSLHKFVNPEILPKEYGGTQEIDFDAIREEYVYNNASRIVKNLSASYKLD from the exons atgccagaaaataaaaatttagtttttgataaaaatggaaAGGAATTAACAGAAGAAGAAATACAAGaacgaattgaaattttaagaaagttAATTCAAG atgATAAACACTTACATGTCCGTACTGATGATAATTGGCTAACGCGATTCCTGTACCCAACAAAATTTGATCCTGAAGCCGCCTATAAAAGA aTGGttgattattacaaattaaaagcggaaaatccaaaatttttctttacagaATCACCAAACAAACTGTCAGAGTTCTTGAACACAGAGTTGAAAATTGTGTTGCGAGATAGAGACTTGAAAGGTCGACGAGTTTTCATCACACAAATGG GTAAAGTTCCAAATAACATGTCTTTATTCGATTTAACTCATATGGATGATATTTGGATCGAAGCAGTATTAGATGAACcagaaacacaaaaaaatggtttatcaaGTATTATTGATTTATCTAAGACTCCATGGACGATACTTAAGTGGTTAACACCAGCAAATATGCGCGTTGGATCAAGAAAAGCTGACTTAGTACCATTTACAGATTTACACATACACGTAGTAAACTCATCACCTATTTTAAATGCAGCTATTGCTTTAGTTTTTCCATTTCTAAGCACTCATACAAAAGAACAT ATTCATTTTCATTACTCGGATTGGTCGTCATTGCATAAATTTGTAAATCCTGAGATACTACCGAAAGAATATGGTGGAACCcaagaaattgattttgatgCAATACGAGAGGAATATGTTTACAATAATGCTTCtagaattgttaaaaatttgagtGCTAGTTATAAATTGgattag
- the LOC123305033 gene encoding mRNA-capping enzyme: MNNSSSNPGPVPPRWLHCPRKSSGLIADKFLAFKTPLSERFDKDVPPECRFPPKMIFQTKQFKAKLGLWIDLTNTTRFYDKADIQAEGCKYIKLQCRGHGETPSLEQTATFVSLVHNFITQHPLEIVGVHCTHGFNRTGFLIASYLIEKQDWSVESALAQFASVRAPGIYKDDYIAELYRRYDDIDDAPPAPELPDWCNEYDDKDDDGEEVGRSSEEHEKKSKKKQKNATFMEGVSGVTHFKEQPKAFNLQRKAQSMCQWKSKGFPGSQPVSMDRTNIRLLHEKPYRVSWKADGMRYMMLIDKENEVYFFDRDHNVFKVEGVAFPHRKEKRHLTNTLLDGEMVIDHVNEEAIPRYLVYDIIKFENQDVGKSPFYPVRLTCIQKEIIGPRHQAIIAGHIDKTKEPFSIRHKEFWDITQTVNLLGDKFSKMLSHEPDGLIFQPSKEPYTAGRCDDVLKWKPLTLNSVDFKLKIVTDAGEGILPRKIGHLYVGQLDRPYAQIKITKQLKELNNKIIECKYENNQWVFMRERTDKSFPNSFNTAQGVCQSIRDPVTKELLLDFIEHNRFIDDQAIMPPPQKVARRY; this comes from the exons atgaataactcGTCATCAAACCCGGGACCAGTTCCCCCTCGTTGGTTGCATTGCCCTCGGAAATCTAGTGGATTAATCGCTGATAAATTTTTGGCATTTAAAACACCCTTAAGCGAGCGCTTCGATAAGGATGTACCACCGGAATGTCGTTTTCCCCCAAAAATGATATtccaaacaaaacaatttaag GCAAAATTGGGCCTTTGGATTGATTTAACTAATACAACTAGATTCTATGACAAAGCAGATATTCAAGCGGAAggttgtaaatatataaaattacaatgtAGAGGACATGGTGAGACTCCTTCGCTGGAGCAAACGGCGACATTTGTATCATTAGTTCATAATTTTATCACACAGCATCCATTAGAAATTGTTGGAGTACATTGTACTCACGGATTCAATCGTACTGGATTTTTAATTGCatcatatttaattgaaaaacaagATTGGAGTGTGGAAAGTGCTCTTGCACAATTTGCAAGTGTTAG AGCACCTGGAATATACAAAGACGATTATATAGCTGAACTTTATCGAAGATATGATGATATTGATGATGCGCCTCCGGCTCCTGAATTACCTGATTGGTGTAACG AATACGATGATAAGGATGATGATGGAGAAGAAGTAGGTCGAAGTAGTGAAGagcatgaaaaaaaatcaaaaaagaaacaaaaaaatgccACATTTATGGAAGGTGTGTCAGGTGTAACACATTTTAAAGAACAACCAAAGGCGTTTAACTTACAACGTAAAGCTCAAAGCATGTGTCAATGGAAAAG tAAAGGATTTCCTGGATCACAACCAGTTTCTATGGATCGTACAAATATACGTTTGTTACATGAGAAACCATATCGTGTATCTTGGAAAGCTGATGGAATGCG ttaCATGATGCTGATTGATAAAGAAaatgaagtatatttttttgatcgCGATCACAATGTATTTAAAGTTGAAGGAGTTGCATTTCCGCATCGGAAAGAAAAACGGCATCTTACAAATACACTTTTAGATGGG GAAATGGTTATTGATCATGTTAACGAAGAAGCGATACCGCGATATTTAGTCTACGATATTATTAAGTTCGAAAATCAAGATGTTGGAAAATCTCCATTTTATCCAGTTCGATTAACATGTATACAAAAGGAAATAATTGGACCACGGCATCAAGCGATTATTGCAGGTCATATCGATAAAACTAAAGAACCTTTTAGCATAAGACATAAAGAATTTTGGGATATAACTCAAACGGTTAATTTATTAGGCGATAAGTTTAGTAAAATGCTTTCACATGAACCTGACGGCTTAATCTTTCAACCTTCGAAAGaa CCGTATACGGCCGGGAGATGTGATGACGTTTTAAAATGGAAACCTCTTACGTTAAATTCAgtagattttaaattaaaaattgtcacAGATGCTGGCGAAGG aatattaCCTCGTAAAATTGGTCATTTATATGTTGGACAACTGGATCGACCTTATGCAcagataaaaattacaaaacaattaaaagaactgaataataaaatcattgagTGCAAATATGAAAACAATCAGTGGGTGTTTATGAGAGAACGAACTGATAAATCATTCCCAAATAGTTTCAACACTGCACAAG gtGTATGTCAAAGTATACGAGATCCGGTTACAAAAGAATTGTTATTAGATTTTATTGAACATAATCGATTTATTGACGATCAAGCTATAATGCCTCCGCCACAGAAAGTGGCACGacgttattaa